A genomic window from Flavobacterium phycosphaerae includes:
- a CDS encoding DUF5655 domain-containing protein codes for MNLYNLTKNKLAQLKEKPFKLEREIQHFFEQNMLEITGLKLVKSEFVIKGKRIDTLAFDNQANAFVIIEYKRDKNVSVVDQGFTYLSLMLENKADFVLTYNETLTKSLHSTKVDWSQTRVIFVSPSFTENQRLATNFKDIAIELWEIKRFENDIISISPIKKTRAAESIKAITQQDSKIKSVTAEIRVYSEEEHLQGKSDDTVELYHTFKNAILNLKDDLDIKPKKQEIGFTNSGKIFADVCILKNSLKFWINLKKGQLDDPKKMSRDVTSIGHWGNGDYEIVTNDTNNIEYILFLIKQAL; via the coding sequence ATGAATTTATACAACCTTACCAAAAATAAATTAGCACAGTTAAAAGAAAAACCTTTTAAACTAGAGCGTGAAATTCAACATTTTTTTGAGCAAAATATGCTTGAAATAACTGGCCTAAAATTGGTAAAAAGTGAGTTTGTCATCAAAGGCAAACGAATTGATACATTGGCTTTTGACAATCAAGCAAACGCATTTGTGATAATAGAATATAAGCGGGATAAGAATGTAAGTGTGGTCGACCAGGGCTTTACTTACTTAAGCTTAATGCTAGAGAATAAAGCCGATTTTGTTCTAACTTATAATGAAACATTAACAAAATCATTGCACAGCACTAAAGTTGACTGGTCCCAAACCCGGGTTATTTTCGTATCGCCAAGCTTTACCGAAAATCAACGGTTGGCAACCAATTTCAAAGATATTGCCATTGAACTATGGGAAATCAAACGTTTTGAGAATGATATCATCAGCATCAGCCCTATCAAAAAAACACGCGCTGCCGAGAGTATTAAGGCCATCACACAACAAGATAGCAAAATAAAGTCGGTCACCGCCGAAATTAGAGTATACAGCGAAGAGGAGCATTTACAAGGTAAGAGTGATGATACCGTTGAATTGTACCACACTTTTAAAAATGCAATTCTCAACTTGAAAGATGATTTGGATATTAAGCCAAAAAAACAGGAAATCGGGTTTACCAATAGCGGTAAAATTTTTGCCGATGTATGCATCCTCAAAAACAGCCTAAAATTTTGGATTAATCTTAAAAAAGGACAACTGGACGACCCTAAAAAAATGTCCCGTGATGTCACTTCTATAGGACATTGGGGCAATGGGGACTATGAGATTGTTACAAATGACACAAATAATATTGAATATATCTTATTTTTGATTAAACAAGCACTATAA
- a CDS encoding type I restriction endonuclease subunit R: protein MAQYKTIAESNNFIVLDKYTKFSELNDAPTVYQTEAALEKEFVQDLINQGYENPKLNSIEDMMANARVQLQTLNNMEFSDSEWTRFVEEYLDKPSDNLVEKTRKIHDNYIYDFVFDDGHIQNIYLIDKNNIARNKVQVISQFEQKGTHANRYDVTILVNGLPLVQIELKKRGVAIREAFNQVHRYTKESLNSSNSLFKYIQIFVISNGTDSRYFANTVERNKNSFDFTMNWAKVDNSLIKDLKDFTATFFQKDTLLKVLLTYSVFDTSDTLLIMRPYQIAATERMLWKITSSYHAKNWSKVESGGYIWHTTGSGKTLTSFKAARLATQLDFIDKVFFVVDRKDLDFQTMKEYQKFSPDSVNGSESTAGLKRNIDKEDNKIIVTTIQKLNNLMKTEADLDIYQKQVVFIFDEAHRSQFGEAQKNLNKKFKRFYQFGFTGTPIFPKNATGADTTASVFGTELHSYVITDAIRDEKVLKFKVDYNNVRAQFKSFETEVDEKKLTAAENKRAFLHPARIREVSQYILKNFRIKTHRNQGGNRGFNAMFAVSSIDAAKCYYEELNHLQINIENPLKIATIFSYAANEEQSAIGEIMDETFEPSAMDQSAKEFLTAAIKDYNTMFKTSFGVDSSEFQNYYRDLAKRVKNKEVDLIIVVGMFLTGFDAPTLNTLFVDKNLQYHGLMQAFSRTNRIYDATKTFGNIITFRDLEAATVEAITLFGDKNTKNVVLEKSYREYLDGFTDVTTGEARRGFIDIVKDLNEKFPNPDDIVTEKDKKEFSKIFGEYLRVENILQNYDEFTKLKALREIDSNSPEAIEAFKEAYNVTDEEMVTMQKIDLLPERSIQDYRSTYNDIRDWLRQQKNGKESEESTIDWDDVVFEIDLLKSQEINLDYILELIFEHNKKNKDKATLIEEIRRVIRASIGNRAKESLVVDFINETDLEIIQDKANILDSFYSYAQAKLKTEASELILDENLNEEEAKRYISVSLKREFATDNGTDLNTILPKMSPLNPQYLTKKQSVFRKIALFVEKFKGIDRQL, encoded by the coding sequence ATGGCACAGTATAAAACCATAGCGGAATCTAACAATTTTATTGTTTTAGATAAATATACCAAGTTTTCAGAGCTTAATGACGCACCAACGGTTTATCAAACAGAGGCTGCTCTTGAGAAGGAATTTGTTCAGGATTTAATTAATCAAGGATATGAAAACCCCAAACTAAATTCTATCGAAGACATGATGGCTAATGCAAGAGTACAATTGCAAACATTAAACAACATGGAGTTTTCAGACAGCGAATGGACTCGTTTTGTTGAGGAGTATTTAGATAAACCAAGTGATAATCTGGTTGAAAAAACAAGAAAGATTCATGATAATTATATCTACGACTTTGTTTTTGATGATGGCCATATCCAAAACATCTACTTGATAGATAAAAATAATATCGCCCGTAATAAAGTTCAGGTAATTTCACAATTTGAGCAAAAAGGCACTCATGCTAATCGTTACGATGTTACTATTTTGGTAAACGGATTGCCTTTGGTACAAATAGAACTAAAAAAACGTGGAGTCGCTATTCGCGAAGCATTTAATCAGGTGCACCGCTACACTAAGGAGAGCCTTAACAGTTCTAATTCTCTTTTTAAATACATACAGATTTTTGTTATCTCTAACGGTACGGACAGCCGTTATTTTGCAAATACCGTGGAGCGCAACAAAAATAGCTTTGACTTCACGATGAACTGGGCAAAAGTTGACAATTCATTAATTAAAGACCTTAAAGATTTTACGGCAACCTTTTTTCAAAAAGATACTTTGCTAAAAGTGTTACTCACCTATTCCGTTTTTGATACTAGCGATACATTACTCATTATGAGACCTTATCAGATAGCAGCTACAGAACGGATGCTATGGAAAATTACAAGCTCCTATCACGCTAAAAATTGGTCTAAGGTAGAAAGCGGCGGCTACATTTGGCACACGACCGGTTCGGGGAAAACTTTAACCAGTTTTAAAGCGGCTCGTTTAGCAACACAATTAGATTTTATTGACAAAGTTTTTTTTGTGGTAGATCGTAAAGATTTAGACTTTCAAACCATGAAAGAGTATCAAAAATTTTCCCCAGACAGTGTAAACGGCTCAGAAAGTACGGCAGGTCTAAAGCGAAATATTGACAAAGAAGATAATAAGATTATTGTCACTACCATTCAAAAGCTAAACAATCTCATGAAAACCGAGGCTGATTTAGACATTTATCAAAAACAGGTGGTCTTCATTTTTGATGAAGCACACCGGTCACAGTTTGGAGAAGCACAAAAGAACCTAAATAAAAAGTTTAAAAGATTTTACCAATTTGGTTTTACCGGAACACCGATATTCCCTAAAAATGCAACTGGTGCTGACACGACTGCAAGTGTTTTCGGTACAGAATTACACTCCTATGTCATCACTGATGCCATTCGGGATGAAAAAGTACTAAAATTCAAAGTCGATTATAACAATGTCCGGGCACAGTTTAAGAGCTTTGAAACAGAGGTCGATGAAAAAAAACTAACTGCAGCAGAAAACAAAAGAGCATTTTTGCACCCAGCTCGAATTAGAGAAGTTTCCCAGTACATTCTAAAAAATTTTAGAATAAAAACACACAGGAATCAGGGAGGCAATAGGGGTTTTAACGCCATGTTTGCAGTGAGCAGTATTGATGCTGCAAAATGTTATTATGAGGAATTGAACCACCTTCAAATAAACATTGAAAACCCTTTGAAAATTGCAACGATATTCTCATATGCTGCTAATGAAGAACAAAGTGCCATTGGCGAAATTATGGATGAAACCTTTGAACCCTCTGCAATGGATCAAAGTGCCAAGGAATTTTTAACTGCGGCAATAAAGGATTACAATACGATGTTCAAAACTAGTTTTGGCGTGGACAGCAGTGAGTTTCAGAACTACTATCGTGACCTTGCCAAACGCGTAAAAAATAAAGAAGTAGACTTAATTATCGTAGTCGGTATGTTTCTTACTGGCTTTGATGCACCAACACTTAATACTTTATTTGTAGACAAGAACCTGCAATATCATGGTTTGATGCAAGCGTTTTCCCGAACCAATCGTATTTACGACGCTACAAAAACTTTTGGCAACATTATTACCTTCCGGGACTTAGAAGCAGCTACCGTCGAAGCCATAACTTTATTCGGCGATAAAAACACTAAAAATGTAGTACTCGAAAAAAGTTACAGAGAATATTTGGATGGGTTTACTGATGTAACCACAGGAGAAGCACGTAGAGGATTCATAGATATAGTGAAGGACTTAAATGAAAAGTTCCCGAATCCTGACGATATTGTAACGGAAAAAGACAAAAAAGAGTTTTCTAAAATATTTGGAGAGTATTTGCGGGTAGAGAATATACTACAGAATTACGATGAGTTTACTAAGTTAAAAGCGCTTCGGGAAATTGATAGTAATAGTCCAGAAGCTATCGAGGCATTTAAGGAAGCTTACAATGTAACTGATGAAGAAATGGTGACGATGCAGAAAATTGACTTGCTGCCAGAACGAAGCATTCAGGATTATCGCTCCACTTACAATGACATACGTGACTGGTTAAGACAACAGAAAAACGGCAAAGAATCAGAAGAATCTACTATAGATTGGGATGATGTTGTTTTTGAAATTGACTTACTTAAATCCCAAGAAATCAATCTTGATTATATTCTTGAATTGATTTTTGAGCACAATAAGAAGAACAAGGATAAAGCAACCTTGATAGAAGAAATCAGAAGGGTAATTCGTGCGAGTATAGGCAATAGGGCTAAAGAAAGTTTGGTTGTAGATTTTATAAATGAAACAGACCTTGAAATCATTCAAGATAAAGCTAATATTCTAGATTCATTTTACTCGTATGCACAAGCTAAACTGAAAACAGAGGCTTCAGAATTGATTTTAGATGAAAACTTAAATGAGGAAGAAGCAAAAAGATATATTTCTGTTTCTTTAAAGCGTGAATTTGCGACCGATAACGGAACAGACCTAAATACAATATTACCTAAAATGAGTCCATTAAACCCTCAGTACTTAACAAAGAAACAAAGTGTTTTTCGGAAGATTGCCTTATTTGTAGAAAAGTTCAAAGGCATTGATAGACAATTATAA
- a CDS encoding ATP-binding protein, with amino-acid sequence MAQSLTATAQSLINANKKVQLIYAFNGIGKTRLSREFRLLVAPKQAEGEEESEEETGIKILYYNAFTEDLFYWDNDLDADVNRKLLIRPNGFTNLVLGFLKDQGLDENIATNFRHYTSDKLTPRFNEQYTIKDATDKEIVVPAYSEITFSIEAGNEEPIHNIKISKAEESNFIWCVFYSLLEQIVEIRNLEPEDRATLQFDDLEYVFIDDPVSSLDDNHLIQLAVNLADLIKKSRDLKFVVSTHNPLFYNVLFNEVGNKTCYMFTKLEDATYDLIEKHGDSNKSFSYHLFLKQTIEEAIIDNKIQKYHFMLLRNLYEKTANFLGYPKWSELLPDDKQTYYNRVIQFTSHSTLSNDVVPEPTEPEKQTVKFLLDHLVDNNYWKEAIVAAPAAQVPTTETEHGTV; translated from the coding sequence ATGGCACAGTCATTAACAGCAACAGCGCAATCGCTTATAAATGCCAATAAAAAAGTGCAATTGATTTATGCGTTCAATGGTATTGGTAAAACAAGGTTGTCCCGTGAGTTCCGCCTTTTAGTGGCTCCAAAACAAGCGGAAGGTGAAGAAGAATCGGAGGAAGAAACAGGAATTAAAATTCTCTATTACAATGCATTTACCGAAGACTTGTTTTATTGGGACAATGACTTAGATGCTGATGTTAACAGAAAACTACTCATCCGTCCAAATGGATTTACCAATTTGGTTCTCGGTTTCCTAAAAGACCAGGGGCTTGATGAAAATATTGCTACTAATTTCCGACACTATACAAGTGATAAATTAACACCCCGCTTTAATGAGCAATATACAATCAAGGATGCAACTGATAAAGAGATTGTTGTTCCTGCCTATTCTGAGATTACTTTCTCAATCGAAGCCGGGAATGAAGAACCTATTCACAATATAAAGATTTCAAAAGCGGAGGAAAGCAACTTTATCTGGTGCGTATTTTATAGTTTATTAGAACAAATAGTTGAAATTAGAAATCTCGAACCAGAAGACCGCGCAACTCTTCAGTTTGATGATTTAGAATATGTGTTCATTGACGACCCTGTAAGTTCGTTAGATGATAACCATTTAATTCAACTTGCAGTTAATTTGGCAGACCTCATCAAGAAATCTAGAGATCTGAAATTTGTAGTTTCAACACACAATCCACTTTTTTACAATGTGCTGTTTAACGAAGTGGGAAACAAAACCTGCTACATGTTTACTAAACTTGAAGACGCTACTTATGATTTAATAGAAAAACATGGCGACTCAAACAAAAGCTTTTCCTATCATCTTTTTTTGAAGCAAACCATTGAAGAAGCAATTATTGACAACAAAATTCAGAAATACCATTTTATGCTGCTGCGCAATCTTTACGAGAAAACAGCAAATTTCTTAGGTTATCCTAAGTGGTCGGAGTTATTACCAGATGATAAACAAACATATTACAACAGAGTAATTCAATTCACAAGTCACTCCACATTATCAAATGATGTGGTTCCCGAACCTACCGAACCTGAAAAACAAACCGTAAAATTCTTATTAGATCATTTGGTAGACAATAATTATTGGAAAGAAGCAATAGTAGCTGCACCAGCGGCTCAAGTCCCAACAACAGAAACAGAACATGGCACAGTATAA
- a CDS encoding restriction endonuclease subunit S, with translation MRLKHELLRKIIGWRYCGMEGDWGYCYNIWGLTGKSKADFENGNAKYVSYKNIFANIEVNFDILESVEVSSNERQHEVKYGDILFTGSSEIANEAGMSSAVTTKFNKKVYLNSFSFGLRFNNDIEIVPEFAKYLFRADFMRKEIAKTASGVTRFNVSKERFKNLKIPIPYPNNPKKSLEMQQKIVGILDSFTELTAELTAELTAELTARKMQYSYYREKLYSQDKNKVQHLPMGDENIGVFQRGKRFVKTDLISEGVPAIHYGEMYTHYGTWADKTKSFLSEELVKSKNLRVAQNGDVVIVAAGETIEDIGMGTAWLGDEGVVIHDACFSYKTSLNPKFVAYFTRTKQFHDQIKKHISSGKISAINSNGLGKAIIPVPSAAEQERIVSILDKFDILTSSISEGLPKEIMLRKKQYEYYRDLLLTFPKK, from the coding sequence ATGAGATTGAAGCATGAGTTACTTAGAAAAATTATTGGATGGCGTTACTGTGGAATGGAAGGCGATTGGGGATATTGCTATAATATATGGGGGCTTACCGGAAAAAGTAAAGCCGATTTTGAAAACGGCAATGCTAAATATGTCTCATATAAAAATATTTTCGCAAATATTGAAGTCAATTTTGATATTCTTGAAAGTGTAGAAGTTTCTTCAAATGAAAGACAGCACGAAGTAAAATATGGTGATATTTTATTTACTGGTTCTTCAGAAATTGCAAATGAAGCTGGAATGTCTTCCGCTGTTACAACAAAATTCAATAAGAAAGTTTATCTAAATAGTTTTTCATTTGGATTAAGATTTAATAATGATATCGAAATAGTACCGGAATTTGCAAAGTATTTATTCCGTGCTGATTTTATGCGAAAAGAAATAGCAAAGACTGCCAGTGGTGTAACACGCTTTAATGTTTCTAAAGAGCGTTTCAAAAACCTCAAAATACCCATTCCTTACCCAAATAATCCCAAAAAATCTCTTGAAATGCAACAAAAAATAGTTGGCATTCTCGATTCTTTTACTGAGCTTACAGCGGAGCTTACAGCGGAGCTTACAGCGGAGCTTACAGCACGAAAAATGCAATATAGTTATTATCGGGAGAAATTGTATTCACAAGATAAAAATAAAGTGCAGCATTTACCTATGGGTGATGAAAATATTGGAGTATTTCAAAGAGGTAAGCGTTTTGTAAAAACAGATTTAATCAGTGAAGGCGTTCCTGCAATTCATTATGGTGAAATGTACACGCATTATGGTACATGGGCGGATAAAACCAAATCCTTTCTGAGTGAAGAACTTGTTAAAAGTAAAAATCTGCGTGTAGCTCAAAATGGGGATGTTGTTATCGTTGCAGCAGGTGAAACAATTGAAGATATTGGAATGGGAACGGCATGGTTAGGTGACGAGGGAGTAGTAATACATGACGCTTGTTTTTCATACAAAACTTCGCTAAATCCTAAGTTTGTGGCTTATTTTACAAGAACCAAACAGTTCCATGACCAAATTAAGAAACACATATCTTCTGGTAAAATTTCCGCTATTAACTCAAACGGCTTAGGAAAAGCGATAATTCCGGTTCCTTCTGCAGCGGAGCAAGAACGTATAGTAAGCATTTTAGACAAATTTGACATTTTAACCAGCTCCATAAGCGAAGGTTTACCAAAAGAGATAATGTTACGTAAAAAGCAGTATGAGTATTACAGAGATTTGTTATTAACCTTTCCAAAAAAATAA
- a CDS encoding type I restriction-modification system subunit M yields the protein MTSETQRSELLAKIWKIANEVRGAVDGWDFKQFVLGTLFYRYISENFTNYIEAGDDSIDYAGLSDGVITPEIKDDAIKTKGYFIYPSQLFVNVAKTANTNPNLNTDLKAIFTSIESSANGYPSEEDIKGLFADFDTTSTRLGNTVDNKNSRLAAVLKGVEELNFGNFEDNHIDLFGDAYEILIGNYAANAGKSGGEFFTPTHVSKLIAQLAMHKQEKVNKIYDPAAGSGSLLLQAKKHFDAHIIEEGFFGQEINHTTYNLARMNMFLHNVNYDKFNIALGDTLHHPHFIDDKPFDAIVSNPPYSVKWVGDDDPTLINDDRFAPAGVLAPKSKADFAFVLHSLSYLSSRGRAAIVCFPGIFYRGGAEQKIRKYLVDNNFVETIIAVAPNLFYGTSIAVTILVLSKHKTDTKTQFIDASGEGFFKKVTNNNMMTDTHIEKIMDLFDSKQDVKHVAVSVDNTIIAENDYNLSVSSYVETKNNREEIDIAALNKKVSKTVEKINILRTEIDAIINEIEA from the coding sequence ATGACAAGCGAAACACAAAGATCAGAATTACTAGCTAAAATATGGAAAATTGCCAACGAAGTCCGTGGCGCCGTTGATGGATGGGATTTCAAACAATTCGTATTAGGAACGCTTTTCTATCGCTACATTAGTGAAAACTTTACTAATTATATAGAGGCTGGTGACGACAGCATTGATTATGCTGGCTTATCGGACGGTGTTATTACACCGGAAATAAAAGATGATGCCATTAAAACAAAAGGATATTTTATTTATCCAAGTCAACTATTTGTAAACGTCGCGAAAACGGCCAACACCAATCCCAACCTGAATACCGATTTAAAAGCCATTTTCACTTCAATTGAAAGTTCTGCCAATGGGTATCCTTCAGAAGAGGATATCAAAGGATTGTTTGCTGATTTTGACACCACAAGTACGAGGCTGGGTAACACTGTTGACAATAAAAACAGTCGTTTAGCGGCTGTTTTGAAAGGTGTTGAAGAATTAAATTTTGGTAATTTTGAAGACAATCACATTGACCTATTTGGTGATGCCTACGAAATTCTCATTGGCAACTACGCCGCTAATGCAGGTAAGTCAGGTGGAGAGTTTTTTACTCCAACGCATGTTTCCAAGCTTATTGCGCAATTGGCTATGCACAAACAAGAAAAAGTAAATAAGATTTATGACCCAGCGGCGGGTTCGGGTTCACTCCTGCTTCAGGCAAAAAAGCATTTTGACGCGCATATCATTGAAGAAGGTTTCTTTGGTCAGGAGATCAACCATACTACGTATAATCTGGCTCGTATGAACATGTTTTTACACAACGTAAACTACGACAAATTCAATATTGCGTTAGGCGATACACTTCATCATCCTCATTTTATAGACGACAAACCCTTTGATGCCATTGTTTCCAATCCGCCTTATTCGGTAAAATGGGTTGGTGATGATGACCCAACACTTATAAACGATGACCGTTTTGCTCCTGCCGGTGTTCTGGCTCCTAAATCTAAGGCAGATTTTGCCTTTGTATTACACTCACTGAGTTATCTATCCAGCAGAGGAAGGGCAGCGATCGTGTGTTTCCCCGGTATTTTTTACCGTGGTGGGGCAGAACAGAAAATCAGAAAGTATTTAGTTGATAATAACTTTGTAGAAACTATCATAGCGGTAGCACCCAATTTGTTTTACGGAACTTCTATTGCGGTAACAATTCTGGTACTATCAAAACATAAAACCGACACTAAAACGCAATTTATTGATGCAAGTGGTGAAGGTTTCTTTAAGAAAGTAACCAATAACAATATGATGACTGATACTCATATTGAAAAAATAATGGATTTATTTGATAGCAAACAAGATGTGAAGCATGTAGCGGTTTCTGTTGACAATACTATAATTGCCGAAAATGACTATAACTTATCGGTGAGTTCCTATGTAGAAACTAAAAACAATCGGGAGGAGATAGACATTGCAGCATTAAATAAAAAAGTTTCAAAAACTGTGGAAAAGATAAATATCTTACGTACTGAGATTGATGCCATTATAAATGAGATTGAAGCATGA
- a CDS encoding helix-turn-helix domain-containing protein: protein MIEFYNVENEQQNKAIIKLGLTIRKIREESTDFSQDKLALEVDLSENQIRRIEKGQTNPTIKTLLKIAKALNVDIKDLFG, encoded by the coding sequence ATGATAGAATTTTATAATGTGGAAAATGAACAACAAAATAAAGCTATCATAAAACTTGGTTTAACAATCAGAAAAATAAGAGAAGAGTCAACAGACTTTTCTCAAGATAAATTAGCTTTGGAAGTAGATTTATCAGAAAACCAAATTCGTAGAATAGAAAAAGGTCAAACTAATCCAACCATTAAAACTCTTCTTAAGATAGCCAAAGCACTAAACGTAGATATTAAAGATTTGTTTGGATAA